The genomic segment CGCGAAGTGGAGAAATGCAACGACTTACACTGCGTAGGGACTGCTGTAGATTATGTGAGGATTGACCCTTCGGACCAGAAGGGCAGAGAGAACCGtgatcgaggccgagaagatcaGAGCCAGGGGGAAGCGGGAAAAGCCCTTCCAACCTCCGAGGGGTAGGGgttcatcatcctcttcggcTCTGACATTTCGCGAAAAGAAATAGTACTTGTCCTTTCTGGAGAGGATGTAGGTTaccagggccagggccagggGAGACACAATAAGTAATGTCAGCGTCCAGGCAAAAAGGCCCCGAAGCTCCAGCAGCGCGAAGCCCGTTCCAAACATGTCGAACCATACACCGTCCGTGCCAGAACCGCTCGAcaccttcttcttgtctCCGTCATTTCGTCTCCCGCTGAAATAGCCGGTGGTGCTTTGGAGGTTGTCGACAGCCGCCAGGCTGTTGGACAGCAAGTGCCACAGACTTTCTTGCGAGGCGTGGCGGGTATCATCCTGGTTGGTGTGGTACCGTGCCCGCGGGCGATAAAACGCAatgtcgaggccgcgctGACCATAGGATTCAGTCCATACTTTATAGTCCGTTTCGCTTCTGATCGCCCCGAGCTTGAATCCATCTGCAGCAACGACGGAGCCGAAGGGGTGCGGTGCGTTTGCGTAGCCCTTGGTGACCTCCAGGTCGGTCGTCCGGAAAAGAATGGCCcgaccgccggcgccagcacCCTCAAGATTCACGAACGAGGTGGTGAAGTGGTAAAGAGGGCTGTAGTGGTAGACTCTAGCTCCATAcaggccgtcttcttcgccattgTTGAGCAGCAGCACAATTCCACGCCTCGGCTGCTGACCAGGGCTAGTGTAGTAATTGAGCATCTGCAGGATGCTGACGCAGCCCATGCCATCATCAGTTGCACCGTAGCCAGTGGAAACTCTGTCCATTGGTTAGTGAATTGAAACATTACAGTCGCCGACAAGACTCACGAGTCGTAATGAGCATTGACAAGAACGCCGCCCTGGCCAATCTTGCGGGCATCACGCTTGCTATTCCACCATTctccgtcttcatcttcactACCGCGAATGTAGACAAGCTTGTTCGTGCCCTCAAAATACGTAGCATACGGACCTGATTGGCTAAAGGAGCCCGATGTGCCAAGGTAGGTGGTGTTCGATATAGTGTCGTCGAAGATGGTCACCGAAGGGCCCGTCGATGCGCGCCGGAGCACGTCTTGTCTCGCAGGGGCAGGAGCAGGGTCATCACTACAAGATGCTTCAGTCAGCAACTGCGCTCTCATGTAGTAGCCGTGCAGGGCAACAAACACTCACTTAATGTCCTGAGTCCAGATAACGCCGCCagcgtccttctcctcggtgTAGTCAACCTTGTTGCGATCCAAAATGTCCTTAACTCGCTTCAAGAGGTACGCACCGACCTCGTCATTGGCACGGCTGTTGTAAGGGTGGTATTTTCTGGTGATGTGCGTCAGGTCCTGCCAGGCCTCAGTCAAGTTGAGGTCCGGGTAGGGATCCTGGCTGTGGCTTGGGACAGCCGGCACCGACTCGTGGATCCATACGAGGGGTATCAGGAAGGCTGCGTAGACGACTATCAGCCAAAAGGTGACCGGGCCCGTCGTGAACCCAAAGGGGTTCTTAACAGCCATCGCGGCCGAGTGCTGTGGGAGCGGAGTTTCGGGTGGTTCTGTAGCTGGTGCGTGTGTTGCCGGTGGATTGTCGGTTTTGAGCTTGGTATTCGGGTATTGTATTGCAAGTCCGAGGTCGATTAGCGACCGAGGAAGAGTGTCGACACAGCTTCGAGTCCTAGTGTTTCGTCGTTGGACGGGAGCGGAGATGACCGGGTTCGGCTCTACGGGAGGGTGGAGGGGCGCGGCAATGAGCCTAGATAAGGTGAGAGAGGCTAAGATTGGTTGCGACAGACGGGTGGTTCAACTCCCATGTCGAAGATTAATAATGATGGGTTTGCAGAGAGAAAGGAACGGTTGTGTGAGAGAAGTAGGGGAGAGGTGAAGTCGAGTACAAGCAACGTTGCTGACAGCCGTGAGACGTTCAGCATGCCGAGGTGGGATGAAGGAGGCTGGAGGAAGGCGTCATGTCATGCCAGACAATGCCGTCGCGTTCCCTATCTAGTACGTACCTACCGACCTACCTACGCATTTACCAGGTACTACACTACCTGGTAGGATGATGCAACCACCATCGCTGCGTAAGAAGTGGCCCAAGCTCCTCAGATTCCTACACACTACAGCGACTCAGAAAGCGCCAAAAGCGCGTACCTACCTAGCCCATTCGCCTGGCCCTGCACGCAGAATGTCATCAATGCGGGGAACGAACTCTGCACCCTCAACTCGGTAAACTTGTGACTGGCTTCACCACTGGTCGCCTCAAGTCTTGGATCCGGTCTTGATTAGTAGCAGACATGCAAACGCACATTGCATATTATAGCTATTCGTACACAGGTAACAACCAACAAACCCCACGGACCTAATGCTCCCCTGAAAGGACTCGGATCCGACTACGGGACGGTGCTGTCAACTCCAAGGCGTCACAAACAGTCTCACGTGGAGACGCAGAGTTCATGATTTAGGATCAACTTCTTCTTGCTACATTTACTGCATAAAGAAAGCCTATGGATTAGTCACCACTAGATTCTCCGTCTATCGTACAATCTGCTTGCGCTGTCTGCTGTTTCAAGCCCCTGCTTTCGAGTTATGGGATACACCCGGTCTATCCCTGTTTGCCCAGCAAAGCAGTTCGGCAGTGAACGCGCTGTTTCGTAGGTGCGAACACTTGTCCAACCCTGGAAGTCATTGAATGAATCCTTGGTTGTTAGTTGATCGTTAGTGGTCAACGTATACGGACGCAGGCAAGCACACGTTCAAAATGCATGTTAGTCCTGAGACCCATCTACCCAAACTCTAGAATCTGAATCAGGCGCCAGggggaggtgggggaggTTGGTCgctggggggaggaggaggcgcatTGTccgaaggaggcggcgggggggCATCGCCGGCGTATTGCTGAATCAGGGCATGGATACCGCTCGCCGCCAGGCCTGGAGGAGCTCCGAGGCCAGGAGCAccaggcggaggagggggcatGTTCGGAGGAGGCGCGGCCATGCCAGGGGGAGCACCGTATCCGGGGTAGCCACCGTAGGCAGCGTAGCCGTTCTGGGTTCCAGGAGGTTGATGCCACGGGGCGGCACCTGGAGCGGCGGGGGCAGATGGCTGACCACCATAgccctggccgccgccaccaccgccgtaGTAGCTGTCACCACCAGCATGATCGTCGCGGCGGTTGCGGTCGCGGGCCCATGGAGCGGCACcgccacctccaccacctccgccaccgccgccgtcgccgccgtcgcggtcgcggtcgcggtcACGATCATCACGCGAGTCGTTGTTACGGCTGCGCCAGGGGGCGGGGCCACCGGTCGGGCCACGTTGCCAAGGCTTCgcatcaccgccaccgcTGGGACCGTTGTTGAAGGAACCAGGGCCGGCCTCAATGCGTGCGGGAGCAGCACCGCTGGCAGAGCCGCCGCCAAGTTCTTGCATGAGTTGCTGCGTTTGGTTTAGTATTGCGTCGTGGTGGGAAGTGCCGAACAAACATACCTCGTACTCGCGATCGACAGCGTCTCCGCTTCCGAGGCGGCCAGCGGGACCTCTGCCACTGCCTGCACCGTCGTTGCGCCAGCTGGCACCCTTTTGTCGGTCGGGACAGTCTCTGGCCATGTGTCCGGCATTGCCACAGACACGGCAGATGATGCTGGCGGTGTAGTTCTGTCGCTCGGGACAGTCGTACTTGCGATGGCCGATCTGACCGCAGTTCTGGCAGGCCTGGTTTTCGTCGTCACGGAGAGTTCCGTTGAGAGCTGCGAGCTCACGAAGCTGGTTACGCTTGAGCTCGTTCTGGCCTTCGGGGATGGAAGCAGCCTAAAGGAAGCTAGATTAGCCACTGATGATGCACAAAACGGGGTAAAGGGAACCACTGACCGTCTCAATAATATTGTGAATGAGCTTTTTGGCCTTGTTGACCTTTTCTTCCGTCTCCGCCATGATGAGGCAGTGAAGGTCTTCCTCCTGGTTGCTGGCGTGAGCTGCGTCCGACCggccttttccctctttgACGGAGCCCTTGCCACGAATGGCAATCTTGGCGCCCGATTctccctccatcttcttcagaGTATTGCCACGAGGTCCGATGAGCAAGCCGACTTTACGACGAGAGAGCTAAGCGTTAGTATATGTATCAAGAGGGTGAAGCAAGTATGACGGTCCCGATCTCCAAACAAGGCCAGGTCTGACAAGACACCTGGAGGATGCATGACAAGCTTGGCCAGAGTCCAGGCAGGGGAACAAGGGAAACAAGAATATTGGTTAGGAGGGTTAGAGGGTTAGCAATCATACTGAAGTTAATCTCTGGATAATCGTTAACAGGCACGTAGACCTTCTCCTGGGTCTTGGTGGGCCTGCGGTAATCCTGTGGCGGGTGGTAGTTAGGGATGGTCTTCATGGCCTTCTCGATGAGCTTGTGacgctcgtcctcgaggcgctTGCGGTAGCGGTACTCGCGGGTGTTGATACGGCGACCGTGGTTGTCGTActgggggggaggagagggagatcTGGAAAGGAGACGAGTCAGTCGAGACGTTGCGCGATGCTGCGCTGGATTAAGAAAAACATACCTGTCTCCATCGGCGgggacgacgtcgtcaaTACGAAGCTTCTGGCTGATTTCCGTGATGCGAAGATGAAGAGTGTAGGCCTCCAGCTGCTCGCCGGTCATGTTGGCCGTGATGGCGGTGGTCAAGCCCATCAATCCAGCAGCCTTGTTCTCCGACGCGTCACCCCAAcggtttctcttctttctgcGACGAGGGCCATCGGCATCGGAACCTGCATAAGGTATTAGTATCGGTAGGGAATGAACAGTAGCGCGCAAGCGAGGAGACCTACGTGGCTCAGGGCTGCGACCGCGCTTCAactcgccgttgccgctgccgttgtcgttgttgatgCCGTTGCCATAGTCATTGCtaggggggggaggagctTCGGGGTactcctcatcctcgccgccaaaaCGGCGCTTTCCCAACGGGATGTTGTTGGAGCCCGTGATTCCCTGGCTTCTCCACGACATGTTGGCTGTTGCGCGATAGCGATCAAGATGTCGGTAAGGAGAGGCTATGTCGTGCGTGATGGCGATTGCGGATTTGcgatggaggagggagggaactTTTATATGGGACTCTAGGTACATTTAATGTAGAGCTGCGGAGGTGCCATGAATCTCAGCCTGGCCCAAAAGAAAAGCTATGGGCCCAAGCGTTTCTGGTACCGATTGCCACCAGCTGGGTACTTTTGTGGGACGGGACTCACCCACGTGACACGAGTGTGAAAACCAGCGCCAGCCGGTTGGCTTTCGAgcaggaaggaaggaagatCGGGCAAGATTCGAGAAcacaagaaaagaaaaccgAAAAATGCAGTTGAGAAATCGCATGAAATTGATATTCAACCAGACAAAAGAGATGATCAGTGGGAGGCTTGAACTCCCGGCCTTGGCATCACACAACATTTCAGGTGAAATATTAGTACCACGCTCTAACCAACTGAGCTAACCGACCAGATTGGCATTGATGAATCTTGATGAATCGTGTCGCCCACAGGAACATGAATCTCAACTCCCACTGCGTTGCTGTCGCTCGGGGCACCGACATTTCACTCACATATTACTCAGGTTGCCAGGACTTCATATTTCACTTGTTTCAATTGTTCAAGTGTCTTTTTTGTTAATTTGACGCTCAGTGTTTCAGAATCCGTGCTCATTCGTTTCTCATCTCTCATTTCTCATTTCTTAGCGGCATCCTCCTGCATTCCTTTGAGAATCCACGCAGAGGcagccttggcctgctcatccagctcctcgtcggtcttACTGTGGTGCTCCAAGGCCTtgtggggggagggaatgTGACGGCCCTGCTCGAAGCCGGGCCTCTCGACGAGCTTCCACAGCCACGCCTTAAGGGCGGGGaactcgtcgaggtcgatgccCGCCCACTTGCTGGCCGCGACCCAACCCCAGCTGGCAATGTCGGCGATAGTCACGCGGTCGCCAACGAGGTAGCCGTGGGGGTTGGCCTTGAGCTGCGTGTCCATGGTGCGATACAGGCGGCGCGTCTCGTTGACGTAGCGGTCGATGCCGTACTGGATCTTTTCCGGGGCGTAACCTGAGGGGATCAGTCAGTATCTCACTGTTTATGGGCCTGACGAGCAGCGATTCTTACGCTTAAAGTGGTTGGCTTGTCTGCGGCTCGTTAGCATCTCACCCGCTCATTCCAGCTGAAGGAAAACTCACCCCTGCATGGGGCCCAGACCACCCATCTGCCAGTGCAGCTGCAATTCCCGTCAGTGTCGCATAGCCCAGAGTGTGCAAATGGTCAGGCCTTACCCAGTTGTTCACCTCCCAGTACTCACGCGAGCCGTAGGGGTAAGAGACCTTGTGATCCTTGTCGTagcggtcgacgaggtaTTGCAAAATGCTACCGGACTCGAAGAGACGGATCTGCTTGCCATCTTCGAACGTGTCGGTCAAGGCCGGGATGCGCCCATTGGGGTTGATCTCAAGGAACCAGGGCTCCTGAGGTCTCGTGCATCAGCATGCAGGCTCGTCATGGGTCTGCTTGTGTGACCAACCAACCTTTTGAGTGTTCTTGGAGATGTCAATGGCGGTGACCTGGTAGTCCAGTCCAAGCTCCTCCAACAAAATGGACACCTTGATACCGTTGGGGGTGCCGGTGGTGTACAGGTGGATGtcggtcttggtcttggcgGCCATGTTGAAGAATTGTTTACTCAACTGTCCGAGGCGAGAGGTCATATGAGGGGTTTGCAGCTTGCTGTGGGTTGTTGTTGGGATGACCAACGATGATTTGGGGGCGGAAGCTTCTAAATAGTATTTCGAGCTGCTGGATCTTCGAGCCCCATTAGTATTGCATCGACCCCCTCTCGCCTGACTGCCAGTGCAATCGGTATGCTTAGGTAGGCATGACCTTAATAATACGGAGGGGGGTGGTCAAGCTGGCGAAAGCAATCGCAGCTTACGCCTAGGCTACTGCCACCGGCCCCCAAGCGGGTCGGgtctctcccctcttcaCCTTCACCCTCCATCGCACAAGATGTGAATCGCGACAGAAGGCTCACGGGGCTTCCTTCTGCTTAGAAATCGAAACCGATTCTGCTGCAAAGATGTCGTCACCTCCCGCGGCTGGATTTGGTCTGCCGAACTGTGGATCGCCGCCCTGGCACTAACTTCGGCCCGTCAGCACTCAGCCCTCAGCACTCAGCGGCCAAGCTCCGTGGCGTTTCTAGCATTCCTTTAGCATATAGTTGCTCTTTTCGGCGGTTTCCCGGCTGCCCCACGAATATCTCATCTGGAGAAACCGGCATTCAAAATTTGAGACGAGTAGTTCCGCTGTAAATCGATCTACCTGAGTGACGCTAGGTTATAATTTACCTATGG from the Colletotrichum destructivum chromosome 10, complete sequence genome contains:
- a CDS encoding Putative Zinc finger, CCHC-type, K domain, splicing factor 1, helix-hairpin; translation: MYLESHIKVPSLLHRKSAIAITHDIASPYRHLDRYRATANMSWRSQGITGSNNIPLGKRRFGGEDEEYPEAPPPPSNDYGNGINNDNGSGNGELKRGRSPEPRSDADGPRRRKKRNRWGDASENKAAGLMGLTTAITANMTGEQLEAYTLHLRITEISQKLRIDDVVPADGDRSPSPPPQYDNHGRRINTREYRYRKRLEDERHKLIEKAMKTIPNYHPPQDYRRPTKTQEKVYVPVNDYPEINFIGLLIGPRGNTLKKMEGESGAKIAIRGKGSVKEGKGRSDAAHASNQEEDLHCLIMAETEEKVNKAKKLIHNIIETAASIPEGQNELKRNQLRELAALNGTLRDDENQACQNCGQIGHRKYDCPERQNYTASIICRVCGNAGHMARDCPDRQKGASWRNDGAGSGRGPAGRLGSGDAVDREYEQLMQELGGGSASGAAPARIEAGPGSFNNGPSGGGDAKPWQRGPTGGPAPWRSRNNDSRDDRDRDRDRDGGDGGGGGGGGGGGAAPWARDRNRRDDHAGGDSYYGGGGGGQGYGGQPSAPAAPGAAPWHQPPGTQNGYAAYGGYPGYGAPPGMAAPPPNMPPPPPGAPGLGAPPGLAASGIHALIQQYAGDAPPPPPSDNAPPPPPSDQPPPPPPGA
- a CDS encoding Putative glutathione S-transferase, Thioredoxin-like superfamily, producing the protein MTSRLGQLSKQFFNMAAKTKTDIHLYTTGTPNGIKVSILLEELGLDYQVTAIDISKNTQKEPWFLEINPNGRIPALTDTFEDGKQIRLFESGSILQYLVDRYDKDHKVSYPYGSREYWEVNNWLHWQMGGLGPMQGQANHFKRYAPEKIQYGIDRYVNETRRLYRTMDTQLKANPHGYLVGDRVTIADIASWGWVAASKWAGIDLDEFPALKAWLWKLVERPGFEQGRHIPSPHKALEHHSKTDEELDEQAKAASAWILKGMQEDAAKK